The DNA window AATTGGCACCAAAGCACCACAAGCTGCTGGAAAAATCCATACAGACTTTGAAAAAGGATTTATCCGTGCAGAAACTATTAGTTATGATGATTTAGTAACTTCTGGTAGTATGGCTGCTGCGAAAGAAAAAGGACTTGTACGACTTGAAGGAAAAGAGTATGTTGTAAAAGATGGAGATGTTATATTATTTAGATTTAATGTGTAAATTGAATATATTTCTTTAAGACATAGAAAAACCTGATAGCACTTTATCAGGTTTTTTGATTTATTTTACTCAACTACACTAAAATCTATTTTATTTTTCCCTATATCTTTAGATTAATCTCTTCTATATTCTTCCAACATTTTTTTAATTTTTACTCCACATCTTTTACCACCACAACCGCCAGAGCCTACTGCTGTTTTTTTATTTACCTCTTCAACAGCTCTCGCGCCTGCTTCAATAGCTTCTATGATTTTAGTCTTCTAACTCAACATATATCCTCTTATTAATTTTTCCTTTACTTTTGTAATTTACAATCTTCATCTTTCCAACCTCACTAGTATTATTCACATGGGTTCCTCCATCTGCTTGAAGGTCTAATCCTTCAATTTCAATGGTTCTGATTTCATTAATTCCTTCTGGTAAAAGATTTATTTTTGTTCTTATTAAATCTGGAATCTTAAAAGCCTCCTCTCTTTTAAGGATATTTACTTTTATATTTCTTTTATTTCCTACTTCTTTATTTACCTTTTCTTCTATCTCTTGAATTAAAGCCTTATCAAAATTTTCAAATTCAAAATCCATTCTTCCTTTAAGGGGATCCATATTTCCTCCTGTTACTTGTGCTTTATAATCTCTCCATACAACACCACATAAAATATGCATTGCCGTATGGGTTCTCATAAGTTTATATCTATACTCCCAGTCAAGTTTTCCTTTACAACTCTCCTTTATTTTAGGTAGTGCTCCATCTATATAATGATAGATTTTTTCTCCTTTTTTCTTTACTTTTTTAACGGGATAAGTTGCATCTCCTATAAGAATCCCTTTGTCACAAAGCTGTCCTCCTCCACCTGGGAAAAATGCTGTTTTATCCAAAACTACTGCATTTTCAGCCTCATCAATATCTATAATCGTACAATCAAACTCCTTTACATAACTATCCTTTTGAAAGATTAATTCACTCATTATAATTCCTCCCTATTGTTTATTTAAACTTTTCAAATTCTTCATCAGTAAATCCAAAATATTCTTTTCTAATATGATCTGCATAAGTTTCAAATTCTTTTCTTTCCTCTTCTCCTAATTTTTTAGAATAAAGATTTACCATTAAATCATGGACAATATAATCCTCACTCATTTCCACGAAACCCGTATCCTTTGTCCACGTAACTTGACTTTCCTCTTCTCTTGATATGATTCCTGATACTACATGAATCCCATCAATGGTGATAGTCATATATCGTTCACTTTTTTCTGATAAGTATCTTTCTATCCTTCTATGAGTAACAATCTCTTTGTAAGGATTGTTTTTCCCAAAGTATATCCCTTTTAGCATAACCCCTCTACTAAGTGCTTCATTTAGCCCTTTTGAAAGATCGTTTATTTCTTCTTCCCATATAGAAACAGCTATTCTTTTTTTTGCATCAGAAATCAATATATTGATAAACTCAATAATTTTATTTCTGCCTTTAATCACTACCAATTTATTATCCTTTTGTTGCTCAGAATAAACTTTCTTTGTATACGTATCCACATGCTCTAATATGTTCTCAAAATTGTTTTTGAGTTTATTTAATAGTAACTTAGGATCAATAGGATAATAAAGGGTTGTTTTGCCTTCAACTTCTTCAAATACCATCTGCTTATTTTTTAAACTATCTAACACTTCATAAATTCTTGATCTTGGAATACGGGAATTTTTACTCAAAGCATATCCATTCACAGGATATTCCTCTAAAAGCTTTAAATATGCCTTTACTTCATATTCACTTAATCCTAATTTCTTCATGTCCTCAATAATCAATACTTCATTACTCATAGCTTCACCTCTTATGATTTGATTAAAATCCTAACGCTTCATTCATTATATAACAAATCCATTTTTCATCAAAAGCATTAGAAAAGTCACTACTATAGATCCTAATACAGGTATGATTATTCCCCCCTTATACCAAGCGTAAACAAAAGCAAATCCCATTCCTAATAATGAAGCATGTGGCATTTCTGGTGTTGCAGAAAATACCCCTGGAATAATCAATGCACCTAAAGCTGTATAAGGAATATACTGTAAAAACTGATCTAGTTTATCTGGTAATTTTTTCCCAGATACCATGACAAAAGGAATTAATCTTGGTATATAAGTTACGAACATCATTCCCAAAATAAGTAAAATCCGATTATTCATATGCTTTCTCCTCCTTTTCTTTAAAAAAATATACCCCTAGAAAAGATACTAAAATTATTGATATAACAATACTCCATCCTTGAGGTAAAGCAAAGAAAGTCTTACATACACTATTTACAATCCCTGATAGACATGCTAAAATTGCAGCCTTAGTAGATTTTTTTACCTCAGGTATCAAAATGGCAGCAAACATAGCATACAAAGCTACACCCATACTATTTTTCACAACCGCTGGCAATACTGATCCTACTAAATATCCAAGGCCTGTTCCACCAACCCATGACAAATAGGCTACAAATTCTAAAGATAACATATATTCTTTCGTTAGTATTCCTTCCTTAAAGGATGCAACAGAAAAAATCTCATCTGTTATACCAAATGCAATAAAAGGACTCCATCTTTTCATATCTTTTGTCATCCTTGTTGCAAGGGAAGCTCCCATTAAAAAATGTCTAAAATTTACTAGCAATGTAGTTAATACAATTTCCCCTATTCCAGCTCCTACAAGTAATAAATTCAACGCTATAAACTGACTTGCCCCTGCAAATACTAAAACAGAAAATAATATACTATGGATCATTGTAATCCCAGTAGTTTTTGATAATATTCCAAATGCCATTGCTATAGGTACAAAACCAATAACGATTGGTAACCCATCAAATACTCCATCCTTAAAGCTATATTTGATTTTGCAATCACTTATCATAATGAACCCTCCTTTTATCAGTAGATTTTCTAGTAGTTACTCAATCAACCACTACACTTAGTAACTATTATAGTAACTACCAACATGATTGTCAATATGATTTTCATATGATCCAACCTTTTTTTGTATTTTCCCCTATATCATAAATGATCATCCTCATACAAAAAAGTCATATAACTTAGGCATTTGCCTAACTTACATGACTTTTTATATTTTTTAATGACCTTTATGCTTTTCTTTTTTCTTCTGTTGTCTTAATTCAAATTTTCTTCTTTGCTCCTCTTCTTTCTTTTCTTTAGATTTCTTTTTTCTTGCTACTTTGTTCTCTTCATGTTGAAGTTTTATTGCAAGTTGAGCCTTTGTTCCAATACCTTTATCTTTAGTCTCTTCTCTAATTTTTCTTTGAAGCCTCTTGGGATTTATTTTCTTATCCTTTTTATTTTTGGCGTGAATAGCATTAGTAAATCTTATATGATTAAATTTTTTTAATATTACATCATACACCTCATAATCCTTAGGTTCTGGACCAAATATAATTCGTGAAACCTCATATCTTCCATCATAAGTTCTTTCAAATATACCAACCCAGAAAGGTTCTTCAAATAAAACGGTAAGTTTACTGGTTATTTTCATTTTAAATACCTCCTGATTCATGATTCTCTAATAGAGAATGGACAACCCCAGGAGGGAAGGTTACTGCTATCTATTTGTGATAGATAGGTTCGGACTACCAACCGAAACTGTGTTTTTATCTCTACAATCGATTATATAAGTTTATTCATGATCATAAGCTTCTAACGCTTTCGGAAGACTTGATGTTACAACATTTCCTACTGCTGGTAAGCCTACTAATACAGCACTTATAATTTCTTCCCTACTTGCACCATTTGCCTTTGCACTTTTTACATGAAAGGGGATCCCACTTTCTAATCTAGCTGCTGCTAAAACTGCTATGTACGCAAGTTCTTCTGTTTTTTTATCAAGTGCACTTCCCTTATCTAATTTTTGTACTGCTTCCATCCATGCTTTTGCATGGTTTGGTGCTTCATTTATGAAAGTTTGGAATGCATTACTAACTAAATGATTCATCCTCTAAACATCTCCTTTTTCATTCCTTTATTGATCTAATATTCTTTAAGTAAAAGGATTACCCTTAAATATTTACTATAACATTTCTCACACATATTCAATCTCCATAGCTATTCTATATTTAGAATAGCTATTCAAAAAAATTTTCCTTTATAAAATTCTCCATCCATACTTTTTCAGCATCTATACATACTATAGGTCTTTCAAATAATGCTTTTATATGAGGCCTTTCATTGGCTGTAGGATGCTGATGATATTTTTCAAGAATGAATTTTCTTCTTTTTATTAGATTTTCTTTACGATGCATTAATGCTCTATAAAATTCTTCTTTTGAAATTAAATAAGAAAATGCCATCCCTATATCAAATTTACTGGCATCAGAAGTATATTCACTTAATATTTTTATAATCTGTTTTTTTACAATTACTTTTGTTTCATCCTTTATAAAATATACTTTTCTTTTAGGAGAGCCATATTCTTTTTCATATCTTGAATTGATAAGACCTTTCTTTTCAAGTTTGTTGAAAGAATTATAAATAGAAGAAAATCCTATATTGGTCCACTCTCTCATATTTCTTTGTTCTATAATCCTTTCAACTTCATATCCATAATAATCTTTATCATATAAAAGAGCTAATAAAATAATTTCAATTTCTGTCATATTTCACCTCCTCTATTCTAATATTAGAATAGCATTGTAATCCTTATTTGTAAATAATTTTAGATAAATTAGTTATTATTTCATCCCCCTATTCTTTCTCCGTTTCATATGGCCAATCTATAATCCCACCCAAATCAAACACATTGGTATAGCCCTTCTCTATTAATTTTTCTGATGCAATACGACTTCTTCTACCACTTCTACAATATACAAATATTGTAGCATTTTTATCAGGTATTTTTTCTTCTACCTTTTCTTCTAAATCATCTACAGCGATTTGTATGCTATTTGGAATATGTTTTTCTTTATATTCTTCTTTGGTTCTTACATCTAGTAGAATAATACCTTCTTCTTTTTCAATCCTATCTTTTGCATCTGCTGGAGTTATAGTTTGATAAGATGTATCTTGGATACTAACTTTTTCATTTTCACTTTTGATCTCTCCATTTCCTTGACAAGCCATTAAAATTACAGTAATCAGCAAAAGAATGGCTACTGTAATCCATCGTTTATTTTTATCTAACATTGTATGCTTCCTCTCTTTCTGTATTTAATCATTTCTATCTATACCTATTATACCCTTGAATTTACGTATATCCTCTACCAATTTTTACACATCCTTATACCTTTATCTATTTTATAGATGGTATTTTCCCAATTTATTTTATTCTTTTACCTGTACCTTATAGTCTATCAATTGAAGATTATATTGCCGAATCAATTGTATCAATAACTCCGCATATATTCTTTCACCATTTTCATTTTCTTTCGTACTATAACCTGCATTTTCCAAAGCTTGAGCTTGTTCTACATAATAGGATGCATTAAAAACTCCATTTTTTCTATATCTTTTATTTTCATAAATAAATTTACTATGATCCTTTAAAGATTCACCAATATTTTCATACACTCTAAAATCAGAGTTTGTATCCTTGTTATAGTATTCTACTGTTTTCATTTTAATTTGTTCCCCATTCCAGCTCTTATCTGCTTTTATCCCAAACAAATTATTTGCTTTTTTACTTAATTCTGATTTCCCCCAACCAGATTCTAAAATAGCTTGTGCAATAGTAATAGAAGGAAAAATTCCATATTCATCATATCGTTCTATAGCTTCATCCGAAATTTCATTGATAAATTTTATATAAGGAGAATCTTTCCGTAATCTACTATTCATGAGTCCTACATATTGTAAATCCTTCAAATACTTATATATCCTTTCTTCTTCCTTTTCTTTAAGTCCTAATTGTTCTAAAACATCTTCTAAACTTCTTACTTTATATTTTCTATCATTATCATATACTATAAACATATTTGCTAAATTCTTGAAAGTATCTTCATTTACTTTTGAAAAGTCATTTTTAAATCTTACACCATCAATAGCAGCAAAATATTTCCAATTAAGTTGTACTTTCCCCTTTCCCTGTTCATCCACATTTTGAATATAATCCCTTACGCTTAATTCTTTTAAATTAATATGATCATTCTTATCTTTTATGTAAAGTATAGTATTTACAATCATCACTAGAAAAAGCAATGTCATTATCATTTTCACTATACGTTTTATAAAACGTCTTTTTTTCCGTCTTCGCCTTCTTTTCATCTTAAATATCTCCTTAAATCTTCTATTCAAAGCCTTGTATCCTCTTTTTCCCTTACAAAAAATTTTGATGCTATGTATTATAAATAAAATGAACGACAAGCATTTTGTATATTCCAAAATCCCTTGCCGAATTACTATCATTATACTTTTTAAAATTGTTTTTTTTAATCGATTTATCTTACATTTTTAGATAAAATTCTTACATTTTTGTAAGGTTCTAACCTTTTTCATTATCTATAAAGGATTTAATCATTTTTACTCACATACTCAATAAATCTTCAATCCTCTCATAAATATTCTTTATCATCAGCAACATTAATTTATGGGATAATAAATCTATTTTATTGGTAGATTATAAATATAAAACCATTTAGATAGGAGGAATCTACAGTGGGTTGGATTATTATGTGTTGTATTGCTTTTTTATTAGTTCTTATATTTATTCCATTTAATCAATATAAATTTTTATATCCTATTGGTTTCATTTCTTTAGTCACCCTTTATATAATTGATAGTACGTTCATTGAACTTAAAGCCTTTTCCTATAGCTTTGCAAATCTTAAATTATCTGGACTGCCTACATTTTACTGGTTAAGTGGTTTCCCATCTGGCATGCTTTTAGTATACTATTATCCTTTACATAAAAAATGGCAGCTCCCATATTTATTGTTCGTATCTTTGCTGCTTCTCCTTTTAGAATTCATCATGAACGAACTTGGATATTTTCACTATCACCAATGGAATCTGACCAAATCATATTTCCTAAATATTTTAGGTTTTATTGTGGTATTATGGTTTTCCCACCTCTTTAATCATATAAAAAGAAGGACTTCTAATCTATATTAGAAGCCCTTCTTTTTATATGATTTTCCTAACTACATTATAATTTTCATCTCTACTTTCCTTAAATCCTTGAATTAGAGTATTTGATTCATCATTAGCTTTAAAACTTATAAAGCTATCTTTGAGTTTTTCCATAAGGTCATTTGAAATTTTAGGGCTAACAGCAATTGCATCCTTAGGAATATTATCTATAGAGCCAATGATTCTGAGATCATTAATTGAAAATCCTTTAGCCTTTAAATTTTCTATTGCTTCATCATAAGTTGCACCTCCATCTAATTCTCCTGATAATACTCCCTTTATGACATTATCATGATTCCCCATGAAAGTAGCTTTTGAAAAAATCTTATCCGGATCTAAGTTATTTAATTCTAATATATGTCGTGCATATAAATATCCTGAAGCACTATTTACATCTACGTATCCAAAACACTTATTTTTTAAATCCGATAATGTTTCAATACAACTATCCTTTCTAGCAATAATATAGCCATTATATGTAGTTTGACCTCTCACTTTAGGAGTAGCAATAGGTATCACATTGCTTTTTTCACGAGCATTTACATAAGCTAAGGGTGAAAACCATCCAACATCTATTATTCCATCATTTATCCCTTGATTAACAGCTTCATAATTTTTTACTATCACCGTTCTAGCTTTATATCCTATACTTTTACATACTCTATCTAAAATCGGAAGATACATCTTTTTAATGTTTTCTGGTGATGTAAACGGGTTAATTCCAAATATTATTTCATTTTCCTTTTTTAACTTAACAGTTACACACTGTAGATCTTCCGTTACTTCAGTTAGTTTATCAAAGTATAAATTCATTTCATCATTTTTATTTTGCTGAATATTTATCATATCTATAGAATCACTAATAATATTATTTGTCTTTTCTACTGCTGAAGTTACAAATTCTGTTCCTGCATCAATCTCTCTAGATAAATTCATCTGCATACCAGACATATTATTGATCTGAGCTACTGAACTTCTTATATTATTAACAATATTTTCAACCTTTCCAATGGCTTCAACGGATTTTTTTGATATATGATCTATTCTTTTTATTTTATCTTCATAAATATTCATTATTTCATTAGAACTTTCTATTCTATTTAGTATTTCTTTTAAAATACTATCTATCTTTGAAATTGATATATCAATCTCATCAGATAATTTGCGTATCTCACTAGCAACAACAGAAAAACCCTTTCCTGCTTCTCCTGCTCTAGCAGCTTCTATTGAAGCATTTAATGCCAGAAGATTTGTTTGTTTAGATATTGCTTTTATATATTCAACAATTGTATTCACCTTTTTAGAAGACTCTTGTAGATCCATATTGTTTTTAACTGCCCTATCAATAGCTCTTCTAAAATCACTCAAAAATTCTCCCATACTATTAATAGTATCCAGATTTTGATTTAACATTTCATAGGATTGAATGGATTGACTTTCAATATTATTTATGTTTTGATTTAATTCTTCAGCTATTGATGCTAATTGATTAATGCTTGAACTTGTTTCTTGCATACTAGCAGTATTTTGTTCACTTAACTCTTTTATCTCACATGAAATCTTTACCAAATTATTAAATGCAGCCATATTATCCTGTGCTAACCATGATAATTGGTAAATATTAAAACCTAGTGTTTCAGACACTATAAATAATTTTTCATGTATTTCCTTATCTTTAGTTATATCTTCTTTACTTCCTTCCTTATCCATTTTTTTATATGCATTTTGAAATAATAAATACATAATAAATACATCTACAACAACAAAAAAGATTTTAAATATAGTAGCAGATAAATTATATACATAAATTGATAATTGCATAGTAAGTAATACACAAACACTAAAAATCAATCCCTTATTCTTCAATCTTTTCACCCTTTCATATTATTTTTGTAAATTTGTAACTTATTTAACTTTCTATAGGGTAAAATGTTAAATAAAAAAGTCACAATCAATAAGCCTACGCTTTCATAGGTTTATTAATGCGACTCTCCAATTCTCATGTCTCTATATGTATTTACTAAATTATACCATTTCAAAACTTAATTGTAAATTAATCATTTGTATGTTTTTTGACCATATATAAGGGAATCTTACATATATACAACCATTACCATTACAACTAGTAGCAATTCATTCATCTAAGTTTTATCATCTAAAGATCTAAATTATTCATTTGAGCTAAAGTATTAATAACAGAAAAAATCAATACAGCAGCTAAATTTGCAGTAGTATTATCTTGGTCAAATCTAGGGGATACTTCTGCAATATCAAAACTAATTACCTTGTTAGATCTTAAAATATACTTAAGAAACTTCAACACTCTTTCTGGCTCTAATCCAAAAGGTTGTGTGGCACTTACCCCTGGTGCAAAAGCAGATGAAAATACATCAGAACATATAGTTATATAGAAATAATCTCTTAATTTCATAAAATCATCTAATTTTTCTACTATGCTAAAATCATCATAGTTTATGATATCCTTTGCTAATATGTACTGAGCACCTAACCCCTCTGCTGTTTTAAAAAGATCAATGGTATTTCTATGTTTTTGAATACCTAAGCAAAGATAAGCATATTCTAAATCTTCTTCTTTACATTGGTCTGCAATTTGCCTAAACATGCTTCCAGAGCTTCCTCCATTTGGATAGGGTCTAAGATCAAAATGAGCATCAAAATTGATAATTCCAATGTTAGGTTTATCCTCTTTTTGTTTTAAATAGTCTAAAATCCCATTATAGTGTCCAAAAGCAACTTCATGCCCTCCTCCTAAAACAATAGGAAAGAGATTTAAATCTAAAATTTTCGCTACCGCTTTTGAAAGTAACTTTTGACTTTCTTCTAAAGTACAATTTTCACAAAGAATATTTCCTGCATCAAAGAGCTTCACATCTCTTGTAAAACAACATGGTAAATTAGCCAATTCCTTTTTTATACTTATAGGTCCTTTTGTGGCTCCACCTCTACCCTTATTACGCTTAATCCCTTCATCACAGCAAAACCCTATAAAAGCAAATCCCAATTCTCCTTCATAAGGAGATAAATTATCGTTTCTTAAGTCCATGCTTTCAACCCATTGATGCCATCTAAAAGCATCAAAATTACTTTTACTGTCTGTTCTTCCTTTCCATACAGTTTTATCTGTAAGTTTATAATTTTTATTAAACATTTTCTTTCCTCCTATCTAGTCTTTTTTTTCATGATTTTTTCAATATTTATAGCTATCTTTTTCTTTTATATACTCAATCATCTCATATTTCAGCTTACCTATAATCTTTCAAAAAATCAACTTTCTTTTTTATTTCTATTTCGCATTATTTTATATTAACCACATACTAAATCATAACATATATTCCATTTTTAAATACTATTCAATGATTTATGCTAAGAAATAAGTTTATTTGACATTGTTCACACTTTGTTCACATTTTTTTAATATTTATCCTTTATTCTATTTATAGATAAAAATTTCTTCACTTCCCCCTTATTTATATATAGGGGTCATATCTTATCCTATAAAATATGAGTCCCTTGTAACCCATTAAGGATAGGTCAATCCTCCTTTTACATATAGGGCCTCCATTTTCATATGGAGGTCCGTTTTTATTTGCTAAATAAACACTTCTTATTACTAAACACATATTTTCTATTCAATCAAGCATCTAGATTAATTTTATCTGTTCTTTTCTCTCACACAGGCATCTATAAGATTTTACGCTGTCTATAATAAATTTTACTTTAATCATACTCCTCTAGATCAATACACCTTATTTATTCGATCTTTTTTTGTGTTTTTCTACTTCTTTTATTATATTCCGATACATTCCTACCATTTTTATGTATTTGTTGTTATTTTTTACAGTATCATTTCTATAGTACAACAGGTTAAATCTTACAACACAAAGGAAAAGGGGTATGTTAAATGGATAACCACAAGCGTAAATTAAACTCTATATTAAAAAAAATTGAAAACGCTAGATTTTTATTAAATAGCTTGATACAAGAAAAAAAAGGTAATCTACTGGATCCAGAAGTAGTCAAATTTAGTCAATTTCTAGATCAATTACTATCAGAATATGACCATATAAAAAACAATAACTTACTTTAAAAGTATAGGTTAAATCTGATTTAACCTGTTGTACTTTTTTTCAAAAAATCTAAAATCCCCACCTCAGAATTCTGAGATAGGGATTTTTTATTAAAATATAGCTGCAATAACACTTTTAAATGAATTAATCAATATAATGAATACTGCTGGCGGAACGATATATTTTATAAGGAATTTCCATAAAGGTGCAAGTGTGAACTTCACGCCCATCTTTTCAATTTCCTCTATGGCATTATCTGCTCCCCATATCCATCCAACAAAGATGGAAAGTAGTAATCCTCCTGATGTAAGAAGTATATTGGAAGTTAACTTATCATAAAAATCAAAGAAATTTAAATTACCAAGTATATGAAGATCTTTCCAAGGCCCCATAGAAAGAGCAGCTGGAATCCCTACAATATACATAATCACTATGATCATCATAGCAGCCTTTGTTCGATTTGCACCCTTTTCATCTACGAAATAAGATACACATACTTCAAGCATAGATATGGATGAAGTAAGAGCTGCAAATAATACAAGTACAAAAAACAATATGCAAAATAACTTTCCAAAAGGCATACTTGCAAACACCGCTGGAAGGGTTACAAACATAAGCCCAGGTCCAGAAGAAGCTTTAAACCCAATAGCAAATACTGCTGGCAATGTAGCAAAACCTGCAAGGATGGCTACCATCGTATCTAATACAGGAATAGACGCAGCAGGTCCAAGTAGATTTGTATCTTTGTCTAAATAACTTCCATAGGTAACCATAACCCCCATACCAATACTTAGTGAAAAGAATACTTGTCCTAATGCATTCATAACCACATCCATATTAATTTTCGAAAAATCTGGGACAAGAAAAAATTCAATTCCTGCTGAAGCTCCAGGTAAGGTTACAGATCTTATTGCAATAAGAATAATCATACCAAAAAGAGCTGGCATCATAATTTTACTTGCTTTTTCTATTCCTGAACTAATTCCTCTAATCACAATCAATAAAGTCAATATCAAAAATATTCCTTGATACATAATACTTGAAGCAGGTGAAGATATAAAACCTCCAAAAATCCCGCCTAACACTTCAGGATCTTTTATAGCAAGACCTCCTGTAAAGGCTTTTATGCAATAATAAATGACCCAGCCCCCTACAGTACTATAAAAAGCCAAGATAAAAAATCCACAAAGAACACCTAATCCACCTACAAAAGCCCAATTCTTTTTAAGACTTCTATAAGCACCTACAGCTGAAAGCTGTGTTTTTCTACCTAATGTAATAGCTGCAAGCATAAGTGGCAATCCTATTAAAATAAGAAATATCATATAAATCATTACAAATGCACCGCCACCATTATTGCCTACACTATATGGAAACTTCCAAAGGTTTCCTAATCCTACTGCTGATCCTGCTGCAGCAAGAACAAAACCTATTTTTGATCCCCACTTATCTCTTTTATTTTTTTCATTTTTTGCAGTTACCAAAGACATAAATATCCTCCTATTATTTTCAAAACAAATTCTGATCACTAATTTACTTTGAAAGTTTTTTGTAAAGACCGGTCAAATCTTTAATCATTCATTTTTAATATATCCTTTGATTTTAAGCTAGCTTTATTAAAAATCAAAAAAGCTCCGCCTCTATAATAGAGGCGAAGCTTGACTTCACGGTACCACTCTAATTGATCCAAAAAAATAAAACTTTTTTAAGATCATCTCTTTTCCAGTCTGCCTCTATATACATCATAAAAGCTAAACTGTAGTCCTAATAAGGGGGACAACCCTTTGCTCCTACTCGAATTACCTTTTGGAACAACAACTCTAGAGTGAATATACACATTGTCTTACAACACTGGGCTCTCACCTATCCCCAGCTCTCTGGAATTACAGGGTCAATGCTTTTCTCTCCGTCATAGTCTTTTTTCT is part of the Crassaminicella profunda genome and encodes:
- the phnD gene encoding phosphate/phosphite/phosphonate ABC transporter substrate-binding protein, encoding MKNKGLIFSVCVLLTMQLSIYVYNLSATIFKIFFVVVDVFIMYLLFQNAYKKMDKEGSKEDITKDKEIHEKLFIVSETLGFNIYQLSWLAQDNMAAFNNLVKISCEIKELSEQNTASMQETSSSINQLASIAEELNQNINNIESQSIQSYEMLNQNLDTINSMGEFLSDFRRAIDRAVKNNMDLQESSKKVNTIVEYIKAISKQTNLLALNASIEAARAGEAGKGFSVVASEIRKLSDEIDISISKIDSILKEILNRIESSNEIMNIYEDKIKRIDHISKKSVEAIGKVENIVNNIRSSVAQINNMSGMQMNLSREIDAGTEFVTSAVEKTNNIISDSIDMINIQQNKNDEMNLYFDKLTEVTEDLQCVTVKLKKENEIIFGINPFTSPENIKKMYLPILDRVCKSIGYKARTVIVKNYEAVNQGINDGIIDVGWFSPLAYVNAREKSNVIPIATPKVRGQTTYNGYIIARKDSCIETLSDLKNKCFGYVDVNSASGYLYARHILELNNLDPDKIFSKATFMGNHDNVIKGVLSGELDGGATYDEAIENLKAKGFSINDLRIIGSIDNIPKDAIAVSPKISNDLMEKLKDSFISFKANDESNTLIQGFKESRDENYNVVRKII
- the hutG gene encoding formimidoylglutamase, translated to MFNKNYKLTDKTVWKGRTDSKSNFDAFRWHQWVESMDLRNDNLSPYEGELGFAFIGFCCDEGIKRNKGRGGATKGPISIKKELANLPCCFTRDVKLFDAGNILCENCTLEESQKLLSKAVAKILDLNLFPIVLGGGHEVAFGHYNGILDYLKQKEDKPNIGIINFDAHFDLRPYPNGGSSGSMFRQIADQCKEEDLEYAYLCLGIQKHRNTIDLFKTAEGLGAQYILAKDIINYDDFSIVEKLDDFMKLRDYFYITICSDVFSSAFAPGVSATQPFGLEPERVLKFLKYILRSNKVISFDIAEVSPRFDQDNTTANLAAVLIFSVINTLAQMNNLDL
- a CDS encoding aspartyl-phosphate phosphatase Spo0E family protein, with translation MDNHKRKLNSILKKIENARFLLNSLIQEKKGNLLDPEVVKFSQFLDQLLSEYDHIKNNNLL
- a CDS encoding sodium-dependent transporter, which produces MSLVTAKNEKNKRDKWGSKIGFVLAAAGSAVGLGNLWKFPYSVGNNGGGAFVMIYMIFLILIGLPLMLAAITLGRKTQLSAVGAYRSLKKNWAFVGGLGVLCGFFILAFYSTVGGWVIYYCIKAFTGGLAIKDPEVLGGIFGGFISSPASSIMYQGIFLILTLLIVIRGISSGIEKASKIMMPALFGMIILIAIRSVTLPGASAGIEFFLVPDFSKINMDVVMNALGQVFFSLSIGMGVMVTYGSYLDKDTNLLGPAASIPVLDTMVAILAGFATLPAVFAIGFKASSGPGLMFVTLPAVFASMPFGKLFCILFFVLVLFAALTSSISMLEVCVSYFVDEKGANRTKAAMMIIVIMYIVGIPAALSMGPWKDLHILGNLNFFDFYDKLTSNILLTSGGLLLSIFVGWIWGADNAIEEIEKMGVKFTLAPLWKFLIKYIVPPAVFIILINSFKSVIAAIF